Proteins found in one Synechococcus sp. LA31 genomic segment:
- the fabF gene encoding beta-ketoacyl-ACP synthase II, which translates to MVEGLHRVVVTGLGAVTPIGNNVASYWEGLSAGRNGVAAITLFDASAHACRFAAEVKDFDPSAYIEPKEAKRWDRFCQFGVVAAKQAVADAGLTIDDSNAHRVGTAIGSGVGGLLMMETQAHVLADKGPSRVSPFTVPMMIPNMATGLTAIAIGAKGPSTAVATACAAGSNAIGDAFRLIQLGHADAMVCGGAESAITPLGVAGFASAKALSFRNDDPATASRPFDAERDGFVIGEGAGVLVIESLEHAQARGAKILAEIVGYGMTCDAHHITSPSPGGVGGAEAMRLALRDARLEAEDVDYVNAHGTSTPANDSNETSAIKASLGERARQIPVSSTKSMTGHLLGGSGGIEAVAAVLAIGHSLVPPTINYQNPDPACDLDVVPNQAREHKLDVVLSNSFGFGGHNVCLAFRRLN; encoded by the coding sequence ATGGTGGAGGGTCTCCACCGCGTCGTCGTTACAGGTCTCGGCGCGGTTACACCGATCGGCAACAACGTTGCTTCGTACTGGGAAGGCTTGAGCGCCGGGCGCAACGGGGTGGCTGCGATCACCTTGTTCGACGCCTCTGCTCACGCCTGCCGCTTTGCCGCTGAGGTGAAGGATTTCGATCCCTCCGCCTACATCGAGCCGAAGGAAGCCAAGCGCTGGGATCGTTTTTGCCAGTTCGGCGTGGTGGCGGCCAAGCAGGCCGTGGCCGATGCTGGCCTCACAATCGACGACAGCAACGCTCACCGAGTGGGCACCGCCATCGGCTCGGGCGTGGGCGGGCTACTGATGATGGAAACCCAGGCCCATGTGCTGGCCGACAAGGGTCCATCGCGGGTGAGCCCGTTCACGGTGCCGATGATGATCCCCAACATGGCCACAGGCCTGACGGCGATTGCCATCGGGGCCAAAGGCCCAAGCACGGCCGTGGCGACAGCGTGTGCGGCCGGATCCAATGCCATTGGTGATGCCTTCCGCCTGATCCAGCTCGGCCACGCCGATGCGATGGTGTGCGGCGGCGCGGAATCGGCGATCACCCCCCTTGGTGTGGCTGGTTTCGCCAGCGCCAAGGCGCTCTCCTTCCGCAACGACGACCCCGCTACCGCAAGCCGTCCCTTCGATGCCGAGCGCGATGGCTTCGTGATCGGCGAGGGTGCCGGTGTGCTGGTGATCGAAAGCCTCGAGCACGCTCAGGCCCGGGGCGCCAAGATCCTCGCGGAGATCGTGGGCTACGGCATGACCTGCGATGCCCACCACATCACCTCCCCTTCACCAGGCGGTGTTGGCGGTGCTGAGGCGATGCGGCTGGCGCTTCGCGATGCGCGGCTGGAAGCCGAAGACGTTGACTACGTGAACGCCCACGGCACCAGCACCCCCGCCAACGATTCCAACGAGACCTCAGCGATCAAGGCATCGCTGGGTGAGCGTGCCCGCCAGATCCCGGTGAGCTCCACCAAATCGATGACCGGCCACCTGTTGGGCGGCAGCGGCGGCATTGAAGCCGTGGCCGCCGTACTGGCCATTGGCCACAGTTTGGTGCCGCCTACCATCAACTACCAAAATCCGGATCCTGCCTGTGATCTGGATGTCGTTCCCAATCAAGCCCGGGAACACAAACTGGATGTGGTGCTGTCCAACTCCTTCGGATTCGGCGGCCACAACGTTTGTCTGGCCTTCCGCCGACTGAACTAG
- the tkt gene encoding transketolase, whose amino-acid sequence MVAAPVAGNQSVDSLCVNSIRFLAVDAINKSNSGHPGLPMGCAPMAYTLWDKFLKHNPKNPKWFNRDRFVLSAGHGCMLLYALLHLSGYDSVTIEDIKQFRQWGSKTPGHPETFETAGVEVTTGPLGQGIANAVGLAMAEAHLAAKFNKPDCTLVDHTTYVIMGDGCHQEGVSGEAASLAGHLGLGKLIALYDDNHITIDGNTNVSFTEDVLKRYEAYGWHTIHVQDGNTDLAGIAKAIEEAKAVTDRPSMIKVTTTIGYGSPNKANTAGVHGAALGADEAALTRKNLGWEYGEFEVPQESYNQWRQAIERGAAAEGAWNATLADYRAKYPTEAAQFERQLRGELPQGWDAGLPSYSADDKGLATRQHSYNCLNAIGPNLPELIGGSADLTHSNLTDIKGEGGFQKGAEANRYLHFGVREHAMGAILNGLAYHGSGLVPYGGTFAVFAGYMLGAMRLSALSELGVIYVLTHDSIGLGEDGPTHQPIETLASLRAIPNMLVMRPGDGNETSGAYQVAVANRHRPTVLFLSRQAMANQAGSKAGHVAKGGYILEDSNGTPDLILIGTGTELDLCVKAAAQLRAEGKNVRVVSMPCVELFEEQDAAYRESVLPAACRKRLVVEASSSFGWHKFTGFDGDSVSIDRFGASAPGPLLLEKFGFTVDNVVAKAKALG is encoded by the coding sequence ATGGTCGCCGCACCCGTCGCTGGAAACCAGTCCGTCGACTCCCTTTGCGTCAACAGCATCCGCTTCCTGGCGGTCGACGCGATCAACAAGAGCAACTCGGGCCACCCGGGTCTGCCGATGGGTTGCGCGCCCATGGCCTACACCCTGTGGGACAAGTTCCTCAAGCACAACCCCAAGAATCCCAAGTGGTTCAACCGCGACCGCTTTGTGCTCTCAGCCGGCCACGGCTGCATGCTGCTCTACGCGCTGCTGCACCTGAGCGGTTACGACTCGGTGACCATCGAGGACATCAAGCAGTTCCGCCAGTGGGGATCCAAGACCCCCGGTCACCCCGAAACCTTCGAGACCGCCGGTGTGGAAGTCACCACCGGCCCTCTCGGTCAGGGCATTGCCAACGCCGTGGGTCTGGCCATGGCCGAAGCCCATCTGGCGGCCAAGTTCAACAAGCCCGATTGCACGCTCGTTGATCACACCACCTACGTGATCATGGGCGACGGCTGCCACCAGGAAGGTGTGAGCGGCGAAGCCGCCTCCCTGGCCGGCCACCTGGGCTTGGGCAAGCTGATCGCCCTCTACGACGACAACCACATCACCATCGACGGAAACACCAATGTTTCCTTCACCGAGGATGTGCTGAAGCGCTACGAGGCCTACGGCTGGCACACCATCCACGTGCAAGACGGCAACACTGACCTGGCTGGGATCGCCAAGGCCATCGAGGAAGCCAAGGCTGTCACCGATCGTCCGTCGATGATCAAGGTGACCACCACCATCGGCTACGGCTCCCCCAACAAAGCCAACACCGCCGGTGTGCATGGTGCTGCCCTCGGCGCTGATGAAGCCGCCCTCACCCGCAAGAACCTGGGCTGGGAGTACGGCGAGTTCGAAGTGCCCCAGGAGTCGTACAACCAATGGCGCCAGGCGATCGAGCGCGGTGCTGCCGCCGAAGGCGCCTGGAACGCCACCCTGGCCGACTACCGCGCCAAGTACCCCACCGAAGCCGCCCAGTTCGAGCGTCAGCTGCGTGGTGAGCTGCCCCAGGGCTGGGATGCAGGCCTCCCCAGCTACAGCGCTGATGACAAGGGCCTGGCCACACGCCAGCACTCCTACAACTGCCTCAACGCCATCGGCCCCAACCTGCCCGAGCTGATCGGTGGTTCCGCCGACCTCACCCACTCCAACCTCACCGACATCAAAGGTGAGGGTGGTTTCCAGAAGGGTGCTGAAGCCAACCGCTACCTGCACTTCGGTGTGCGCGAGCACGCCATGGGCGCCATCCTCAATGGCCTCGCTTATCACGGCAGCGGTCTGGTGCCCTACGGCGGCACCTTCGCCGTGTTCGCCGGCTACATGCTCGGCGCCATGCGCCTCTCGGCCCTGAGCGAACTGGGTGTGATCTACGTGCTCACCCACGACTCCATCGGCCTGGGTGAAGACGGCCCCACCCACCAGCCGATCGAAACCCTGGCCAGCCTGCGCGCGATCCCCAACATGCTGGTGATGCGTCCCGGCGACGGCAACGAAACCAGCGGTGCCTACCAGGTAGCCGTGGCCAACCGCCACCGCCCCACCGTGCTGTTCCTCAGCCGTCAGGCCATGGCTAACCAGGCTGGCTCCAAGGCCGGCCACGTGGCCAAGGGTGGCTACATCCTTGAAGACAGCAACGGCACCCCCGACCTGATCCTGATCGGCACCGGTACCGAGCTCGATCTCTGCGTGAAGGCGGCAGCCCAGCTGCGCGCCGAAGGCAAGAACGTGCGCGTGGTGTCGATGCCCTGCGTGGAGCTGTTCGAAGAGCAAGACGCCGCTTATCGCGAGAGCGTGCTGCCCGCCGCCTGCCGCAAGCGCCTGGTGGTGGAAGCCTCCAGCAGCTTCGGCTGGCACAAGTTCACCGGCTTCGACGGCGACAGCGTGTCGATCGACCGCTTCGGCGCCTCCGCCCCCGGCCCGCTGCTGCTTGAGAAGTTCGGCTTCACCGTGGACAACGTGGTGGCCAAGGCCAAGGCCCTGGGCTGA